The following are encoded in a window of Onthophagus taurus isolate NC chromosome 3, IU_Otau_3.0, whole genome shotgun sequence genomic DNA:
- the LOC111420739 gene encoding homeobox protein HMX1: MLHYNYTQSLSHFLSYHQLDADQNQESDQTAGNEEELKNSTVTTNKSFTIAAILGLNNSGGGGPGAVGSGGGGSVGGDGDFGKDGDMNVVNLSVHHHHHPGNIGERSSSMGCPRLQLPTIRQGNSGGLGLQHYVTGGCSTAGNRHGNSVRGLKHLTNSVISNKKACKSKRVRTIFTPEQLERLEAEFERQQYMVGPERLYLAHTLQLTEAQVKVWFQNRRIKWRKHHLELTQQRLAALKQQQLLLDDTNADIQDTNSSGTDT; encoded by the exons ATGCTTCATTACAATTACACTCAATCTCTATCGCATTTCTTAAGTTACCATCAATTGGACGCCGATCAAAATCAAGAATCCGATCAAACGGCGGGCAATGAAGAAGAATTGAAGAACTCTACAGTTACAACGAATAAATCGTTTACAATAGCTGCAATTTTGGGTTTAAATAATAGTGGAGGTGGTGGACCGGGTGCTGTTGGTTCTGGTGGAGGTGGAAGTGTTGGTGGTGACGGTGATTTTGGTAAAGACGGAGATATGAACGTGGTTAATTTAAGtgttcatcatcatcatcatcccGGAAATATTGGGGAAAGATCTTCGTCGATGGGGTGTCCAAGGCTACAATTACCGACGATTCGACAAGGAAATAGTGGTGGTTTGGGTCTTCAGCATTACGTTACTGGAGGTTGTAGTACCGCTGGAAATAGACACGGTAATTCTG ttcgtggattaaaacatttaacaaATTCCGTAATATCCAATAAAAAAGCGTGTAAGAGTAAACGGGTGAGAACGATCTTCACGCCGGAACAATTAGAACGATTAGAAGCGGAATTCGAACGACAACAATACATGGTTGGTCCCGAGAGGTTATATTTAGCGCATACCTTACAATTAACCGAAGCCCAAGTTAAAGTTTGGTTCCAAAATCGACGGATAAAATGGCGAAAACACCATTTGGAATTGACCCAACAACGACTGGCCGCGTTAAAACAACAACAATTATTACTGGATGATACCAATGCTGATATACAAGATACAAACAGTTCCGGGACAGATACttga
- the LOC139429400 gene encoding uncharacterized protein: MLILILISIVVATPEQGFEINRIESNPGLYFEQIHALSLYNTVWKLYNSIDLRSYKELYQLVTVSSLKTNEICNSNREVLPDQFCYTFTSVMNATLERLKQNDLLVADLLATTNNNVRNKRGAVNIIGGAAKLLFGTLDAEDGAMFNKKINYLEENQNKLIELSKYQVSTFESAMNALNTTKNNPIYRKLQTKLEHITDYIEKISNSVNNATAKIKLYQTIDESVLLFDLLANHFSQYQGNLLEILINAHQGIIHPLLLSPAKLVSELQKIQNLIPTDSTFPVTLILANSHELYKLLKLSVYRNGEIIYFIVRVPLTNRDVYDLVKVTSLPVRLDKDLFSFIVPSKSYLVIDNNKQQFFQTDIDYVKSCITLNEKLLCEQKEPLHFVAASENCEISIYSKSKISESCDKRLIHLLHPLFVKNEAPNSWIFAAPKATSLQINCKFSKSSIELNNTGILNLQPKCVAYADNVILQSFNEIKQITNFITPFIPKINMTEAFWKSKINFANVPKYNYSLMSNNLISLSKFSVSLSHLKDKQKELVPNVHDVHHYVSIYVLLIIFIIVTIVIIVLRKLKKEKPVDVVQPTQNSAESVDTIEICSNPSYKFPN; this comes from the coding sequence ATGCTGATACTAATCCTAATCTCTATAGTGGTCGCCACGCCGGAGCAGGGATTTGAGATAAATCGAATAGAATCAAATCCTGGCCtctattttgaacaaataCACGCCTTATCTCTTTACAACACTGTTTGGAAACTGTATAACTCAATAGATCTTAGAAGTTATAAAGAACTGTATCAACTAGTCACTGTTAGTTCCTTAAAAAccaatgaaatttgtaatagtAATAGAGAGGTACTTCCTGATCAATTTTGTTACACATTCACTTCTGTAATGAATGCGACTCTTGAAAGATTAAAACAGAATGATCTTCTTGTAGCTGACCTTTTAGCCACtactaataataatgtaagAAACAAACGGGGTGCAGTTAATATTATTGGCGGAGCAGCCAAATTGCTTTTCGGTACATTGGATGCTGAAGACGGTGCTATGttcaataaaaagattaattatttagaggaaaatcaaaataaactcATTGAGTTATCAAAATATCAAGTGTCGACTTTCGAAAGTGCCATGAATGCCTTGAACACTACTAAGAATAATCCTATTTACCGGAAATTACAAACTAAATTAGAACATATTACAGattatatcgaaaaaatatcaaattctgTTAATAATGCCACCGCAAAAATAAAGCTTTATCAAACTATTGACGAAAGTGTACTACTTTTCGATTTACTTGCAAATCATTTTAGTCAATATCAAGGTAATTTACTAGAAATCCTTATAAATGCCCATCAAGGAATTATCCACCCTTTGTTATTAAGCCCAGCAAAATTAGTTTCGGAACtgcagaaaattcaaaatttaattcccACAGATTCGACCTTTCCAGTCACTCTCATTTTAGCAAATTCTCATGAATTGTACAAACTTTTGAAACTGTCAGTATATCGAAATGGAGAAATAATATATTTCATAGTGCGTGTACCATTAACCAACCGCGACGTTTACGATTTAGTAAAAGTGACAAGTCTCCCAGTGCGTTtagataaagatttatttagttttattgtgCCATCGAAATCGTATTTAGTAATAGATAATAAtaagcaacaattttttcaaactgATATAGATTATGTTAAGTCATGTATtactttaaatgaaaaattactttgtgAACAAAAAGAACCTTTACATTTCGTAGCTGCCAGTGAGAACTGCGAAATATCAATTTAtagtaaaagtaaaatatCAGAATCATGCGACAAACgattaatacatttattacaCCCTTTATTCGTAAAAAATGAAGCTCCAAATTCTTGGATTTTTGCAGCCCCTAAGGCGACATCCctacaaataaattgtaaatttagtAAATCGTCGATTGAATTAAATAACACAGGAATTTTAAATCTACAACCAAAATGTGTAGCTTATGCTGACAATGTAATTTTACAATCATTTAACGAAATTaagcaaattacaaattttattactccttttattccaaaaattaatatgactGAAGCGTTTTGGAAGTCAAAGATAAATTTTGCTAATGTTCCCAAGTACAATTATTCGTTAATGTCAAATAACTTAATAAGTTTAAGTaaatttagtgttagtttaagTCATTTAAAAGATAAGCAAAAAGAATTAGTTCCAAATGTTCACGATGTACATCATTATGTATCCATTTATgtattattgataatttttataattgttacCATTGTAATAATAGTAttgcgaaaattaaaaaaagaaaaacctgtAGACGTAGTACAGCCTACTCAAAATTCTGCCGAATCCGTAGATACAATAGAAATTTGCAGCAACCCTTCCTACAAATTTCCTAATTAA